A single genomic interval of Romboutsia ilealis harbors:
- a CDS encoding Fe-S cluster assembly protein HesB, translating to MKVTLPESAIKTLKDILKDNQERPQNIRVYFAGMGCSGASFGIALDEEREDDMCYDIEGLHFIMSEVEYSKYGDVIIEDTGYGFRVVVENMPENTSSGCGGGCSGCGH from the coding sequence ATGAAAGTTACTTTACCAGAATCAGCGATAAAAACATTAAAAGATATATTAAAGGATAATCAAGAAAGACCTCAAAATATAAGAGTATACTTTGCAGGCATGGGTTGTTCAGGAGCATCATTTGGAATAGCACTAGACGAAGAAAGAGAAGATGATATGTGCTATGATATAGAAGGTTTACATTTTATAATGAGCGAAGTCGAATACAGCAAGTATGGAGATGTAATTATAGAAGATACTGGATACGGTTTTAGAGTTGTAGTTGAAAATATGCCAGAAAATACAAGCAGTGGATGTGGTGGAGGATGCTCTGGTTGTGGACACTAA
- a CDS encoding L,D-transpeptidase — MAYNYDKFDINMTEFVRDNNIQSSTGYLLITSLKDKFTYVYEYKNKWELEYKWSSTVGKTSTPTIKGVFSVGTKYPDIGGDTSSVKYATNIVDDYYYHSIIYDAQGLTIKDDRLGVEISHGCIRLATSSAKWIYDNIPERTPIIIN; from the coding sequence ATGGCTTATAATTATGACAAATTTGATATAAATATGACCGAGTTTGTAAGAGATAATAATATACAAAGTAGTACAGGTTATTTATTAATAACTTCACTTAAAGACAAATTCACCTATGTTTATGAGTATAAAAATAAATGGGAGTTAGAATACAAATGGAGTTCTACAGTTGGAAAAACATCAACACCAACTATAAAAGGTGTATTTAGTGTAGGAACAAAATATCCGGATATAGGTGGAGATACAAGCTCGGTAAAATATGCAACAAATATAGTTGATGATTATTACTATCATTCTATAATATACGATGCTCAAGGACTTACTATAAAAGATGACAGGCTAGGTGTAGAAATAAGTCATGGATGCATAAGACTTGCAACCAGTAGTGCAAAATGGATATATGATAATATTCCAGAAAGAACTCCGATAATTATTAATTAA
- a CDS encoding DUF305 domain-containing protein, translating to MKNFLKKISVLTTICISITSNSFIFAESNEEIYLKEEKVIIESLESNMSYAPHTGNVNLDYLYQMIQHHKCALDMAKNLLNNGGENEEVLQIAKNIIKNQTISIASMENLMKNLIENLTQDKAREEKYLKEYEKIVKVMMCGFENLKPTGNVDQDFLQSMIVHHQGAIDIVNSIIKYTENDEIKKIAQEELKNQQLEIDNMKKIFDSIK from the coding sequence ATGAAGAATTTTTTAAAAAAAATATCTGTATTAACGACAATATGTATTAGTATAACATCTAATAGCTTTATATTTGCAGAAAGTAATGAAGAGATATATTTAAAAGAGGAGAAAGTGATAATTGAAAGTTTAGAGAGCAATATGAGTTATGCACCTCACACAGGTAATGTAAATCTCGATTACTTATACCAAATGATACAACATCATAAATGTGCTCTCGATATGGCGAAAAATTTATTGAATAATGGAGGAGAAAATGAAGAGGTATTACAAATAGCTAAAAATATAATAAAAAATCAAACAATAAGTATAGCTAGTATGGAAAATCTAATGAAAAATTTAATAGAGAATTTAACGCAAGATAAAGCAAGAGAAGAAAAATATTTAAAAGAGTATGAGAAAATTGTAAAAGTAATGATGTGTGGTTTTGAAAATCTTAAGCCAACAGGTAATGTAGATCAAGATTTTTTACAATCAATGATAGTTCATCATCAAGGGGCTATAGACATAGTAAATTCAATAATTAAGTATACTGAAAATGATGAAATTAAAAAAATAGCACAAGAAGAATTAAAAAACCAACAACTAGAAATCGATAATATGAAAAAAATTTTTGATAGTATAAAATAA